One Phenylobacterium hankyongense DNA segment encodes these proteins:
- a CDS encoding HlyD family secretion protein — protein sequence MSEPEVISARGAADVDPKAGRDSFLRRWRWPLILGGPLLILAAVIYVVMTGGHYQATDDAYVQIAKVPVAPSIAGRVTDIYVHENQAVKKGQVLFRLDARDFQANAAAAAAQVANAAQQINAQRAVYQQQQASVQAAQDSLTFATREANRQRQLAAAGVASQQQVDQALHAAQQARQQLAVAQQTAAEALANLGGDPRLTPASAPAVMQAQAQLDRARLNVSYTTVIAPSDGVVTRVEQMPLGTYLNASQTGFWLLSGQPWIEANFKEDQLAHMKVGQPVTIKVDAYPQADIKGRVASFSPGTGQAFSALPAQNATGNWVKVVQRLPVRIAFDRPPPGMAARAGLSANVKVDVRAPGRAG from the coding sequence GTGAGCGAACCTGAAGTCATTTCGGCCCGTGGCGCCGCCGACGTCGATCCGAAAGCCGGGCGCGACAGCTTCCTGCGCCGCTGGCGCTGGCCGCTGATCCTCGGCGGTCCGTTGCTGATCCTGGCGGCGGTGATCTACGTCGTCATGACCGGCGGCCACTACCAGGCCACCGACGACGCCTACGTCCAGATCGCCAAGGTGCCGGTGGCGCCCTCGATCGCCGGCCGCGTGACCGACATCTACGTCCACGAGAACCAGGCCGTGAAGAAGGGCCAGGTGCTGTTCCGCCTCGACGCGCGCGACTTCCAGGCCAACGCCGCGGCCGCCGCGGCGCAGGTGGCCAACGCCGCCCAGCAGATCAACGCGCAACGCGCGGTCTATCAGCAGCAGCAGGCGAGCGTGCAGGCGGCGCAGGACAGCCTGACCTTCGCCACCCGCGAGGCCAATCGCCAGCGCCAGCTGGCCGCCGCCGGCGTCGCCTCGCAACAGCAGGTCGACCAGGCGCTCCACGCGGCCCAGCAGGCGCGTCAGCAGCTCGCCGTCGCCCAGCAGACCGCCGCCGAAGCCCTGGCCAATCTGGGCGGCGATCCCCGCCTTACGCCCGCCTCCGCCCCGGCCGTCATGCAGGCGCAGGCGCAGCTCGATCGCGCCCGCCTGAACGTCTCCTACACCACCGTGATCGCCCCCTCCGACGGGGTGGTGACCCGCGTCGAGCAGATGCCGCTCGGGACCTACCTGAACGCCTCCCAGACCGGCTTCTGGCTGCTTTCCGGCCAGCCGTGGATCGAGGCCAACTTCAAGGAAGACCAGCTCGCCCACATGAAGGTCGGCCAGCCGGTGACCATCAAGGTCGACGCCTATCCGCAGGCCGACATCAAGGGCCGCGTGGCGAGCTTCTCGCCCGGCACCGGCCAGGCCTTCTCCGCCCTGCCGGCCCAGAACGCCACGGGCAACTGGGTGAAGGTCGTCCAGCGCCTGCCAGTGCGCATCGCCTTCGACCGCCCGCCGCCGGGCATGGCGGCCCGCGCCGGCCTCTCCGCCAATGTGAAGGTCGACGTGCGCGCGCCCGGCCGCGCCGGCTAA
- a CDS encoding efflux transporter outer membrane subunit: MPLSTRSLRRLAVASVSALALSACATVGPNFRTPEPPKGPAAAGYAMAGDAPAPGVRLTPDVRAGGPWWQAFGSPELDQSVRQALADSPTVAEATATLQRAQAQLAATRGAQAPQVDANAGAQRERINTQAFGFTGFPSPTINLFSIGGGVSYDLDLFGGRKRATEAAQARAEMAARQADAAYLTLSGNVALQAMRIASLRAQIATLQTIIADDQRVVEMVRKAQQAGGEAPSAVTGGLAQVAQDEALLPPLVRDLNAARHQMALLAGKSPAEFSAPDFDMARLTVPSDIPVSLPSALVRNRPDILAAEADLHAATAAVGVAVANQYPDIRLSANLTQSAIKPENLFNYASSGWNLMGGVTAPIFHGGTLKAERQAAEADARASMARYQQTVLRAFVQVSDVLAALASDQQSLAALGQAQTAAEATARDAQTAYRLGGGTLLQVIDAQRQLNRARRATVEAEGQRYADLVQLFTATAADWRTAT; encoded by the coding sequence ATGCCGCTGTCGACTAGATCCCTTCGCCGCCTCGCCGTGGCCTCGGTCTCCGCCCTGGCGCTGAGCGCCTGCGCCACCGTCGGTCCGAACTTCAGGACGCCGGAGCCGCCCAAGGGCCCGGCCGCGGCCGGCTACGCCATGGCCGGCGACGCGCCGGCCCCCGGCGTGCGCCTGACCCCCGACGTCCGGGCCGGGGGGCCGTGGTGGCAGGCGTTCGGCTCGCCGGAGCTGGACCAGTCCGTGCGCCAGGCTTTGGCCGACAGCCCGACCGTGGCCGAGGCGACCGCCACCCTGCAACGCGCGCAGGCCCAGCTCGCCGCCACCCGGGGGGCCCAGGCGCCGCAGGTCGACGCCAACGCCGGCGCCCAGCGCGAGCGGATCAACACCCAGGCGTTCGGCTTCACCGGCTTTCCCAGCCCGACCATCAACCTGTTCTCGATCGGCGGCGGGGTCTCCTACGACCTCGACCTGTTCGGCGGCCGCAAGCGCGCCACCGAGGCCGCCCAGGCGCGCGCCGAGATGGCCGCCCGCCAGGCCGACGCCGCCTACCTGACGCTGTCCGGCAACGTGGCGCTGCAGGCGATGCGGATCGCCAGCCTCCGGGCCCAGATCGCCACCCTGCAGACCATCATCGCCGACGACCAGCGAGTGGTGGAGATGGTGCGCAAGGCCCAGCAGGCCGGCGGCGAGGCGCCGTCGGCGGTGACCGGCGGCCTGGCCCAGGTGGCGCAGGACGAGGCGCTGCTGCCGCCGCTGGTCCGCGACCTGAACGCCGCGCGCCACCAGATGGCGCTGCTGGCCGGCAAGTCGCCCGCGGAGTTCAGCGCGCCGGACTTCGACATGGCCCGGCTCACCGTCCCGTCGGACATCCCGGTCAGCCTGCCCTCGGCGCTGGTGCGCAACCGGCCGGACATCCTGGCGGCCGAGGCCGACCTGCACGCCGCGACCGCCGCGGTCGGGGTGGCGGTGGCCAACCAGTACCCGGACATCCGGCTGAGCGCGAACCTGACCCAGAGCGCCATCAAGCCGGAGAACCTCTTCAACTACGCCTCCAGCGGCTGGAACCTGATGGGCGGGGTGACCGCGCCGATCTTCCACGGCGGCACGCTGAAGGCCGAGCGCCAGGCGGCGGAGGCGGACGCCCGCGCTTCGATGGCCCGCTACCAGCAGACGGTGCTGCGGGCCTTCGTGCAGGTCTCCGACGTGCTCGCGGCCCTGGCCTCCGACCAGCAGTCGCTGGCCGCGTTGGGCCAGGCCCAGACGGCGGCCGAGGCCACCGCCCGTGACGCCCAGACCGCCTATCGGCTCGGCGGCGGGACCCTGCTGCAGGTCATCGACGCCCAGCGGCAGCTGAACCGCGCACGCCGCGCCACCGTCGAGGCCGAAGGCCAGCGCTACGCCGACCTCGTCCAGCTGTTCACCGCCACCGCGGCTGACTGGCGGACGGCGACCTAA
- a CDS encoding EAL domain-containing protein produces the protein MSIGSQRLLGLAFASADLLIEVAPDGLVAFVLGASEVISGSAGEALLGRPWRSVIEAADRPMVEALFDGLESGQRGGPVVVRFASPDGVARAASLSAFTLPENGGAVSCALSLATPEAALAPGELPDRKSFEDLTAALLQTAQSSGADLELALIEMAGLAAARETVAPEDRQDLETRLAGVMRAQAHGGSAATELGAERFALVRARGETPETLVRRVARLMDTGLGTKIEPAADVMSLKGDVQSRQAVRALRYSLDSFLRDGMDRPTPANLSDALSQAMQRTLDDVGALGLAIREKRFRLVYQPVVSLLNGAVHHYETLVRFGEEESPFPLIRMAEEMDLIEPLDLAILERALQTLGRDAGLKLAVNVSGRTIVSPQFIEQACAMIAAQPKTRGRLMFELTESAALDDLALADRHLQALREHGCEICLDDFGAGAASLAYLQQLRLDVLKIDGRYIRDLQHGGREATFVKHLVKMCGELGIRTLAEMVETKAAEDAVRRAGVHLAQGWLYGAAADTPQAAQGPEIAKPKVRPALGR, from the coding sequence TTGTCCATCGGGTCTCAACGGCTGCTCGGCCTGGCGTTCGCGAGCGCAGATCTGCTCATCGAGGTCGCGCCCGACGGCCTGGTCGCGTTCGTGCTCGGCGCCAGCGAAGTCATCTCCGGAAGCGCCGGCGAAGCCCTGCTGGGTCGTCCCTGGCGGAGCGTCATCGAAGCCGCCGACCGGCCGATGGTGGAGGCGCTGTTCGACGGCCTGGAGTCGGGCCAGCGCGGCGGCCCGGTGGTGGTGCGGTTCGCCAGCCCGGACGGCGTCGCCCGTGCGGCCAGCCTCTCGGCCTTCACCCTGCCGGAGAACGGCGGCGCGGTGTCCTGCGCCCTGTCGCTGGCCACGCCGGAGGCCGCGCTGGCTCCCGGCGAGCTGCCCGACCGCAAGTCCTTCGAGGACCTCACCGCCGCCCTGTTGCAGACCGCACAGTCGAGCGGCGCGGACCTCGAGCTGGCGTTGATCGAGATGGCCGGCCTCGCCGCCGCGCGGGAGACCGTGGCCCCCGAAGACCGCCAGGACCTGGAAACCCGCCTGGCCGGCGTCATGCGCGCCCAGGCCCACGGCGGCTCGGCCGCAACCGAGTTGGGCGCGGAGCGGTTCGCCCTGGTGCGCGCCCGCGGCGAGACCCCGGAGACGCTGGTGCGGCGGGTCGCCCGGCTGATGGACACCGGCCTCGGGACGAAGATCGAACCGGCCGCCGACGTCATGTCCCTGAAGGGCGACGTCCAGTCGCGCCAGGCCGTGCGCGCCCTGCGCTATTCGCTCGACAGCTTCCTGCGCGACGGCATGGACCGGCCGACGCCGGCAAACCTCTCCGACGCCCTCAGCCAGGCCATGCAGCGCACGCTCGACGACGTCGGCGCGCTGGGCCTGGCGATCCGCGAGAAGCGCTTCCGCCTGGTCTACCAGCCGGTGGTGTCGCTGCTGAACGGCGCCGTCCACCATTACGAGACCCTGGTCCGGTTCGGCGAGGAGGAGAGCCCGTTCCCGCTGATCCGCATGGCCGAGGAGATGGACCTCATCGAGCCGCTGGACCTGGCGATCCTCGAACGCGCGCTGCAGACGCTGGGGCGCGACGCGGGGCTCAAGCTGGCGGTCAACGTCTCGGGACGCACCATCGTCAGCCCGCAGTTCATCGAGCAGGCCTGCGCCATGATCGCCGCCCAGCCGAAGACCCGCGGCCGGCTGATGTTCGAGCTCACCGAGAGCGCGGCGCTGGACGACCTGGCGCTCGCCGACCGCCACCTGCAGGCGCTGCGCGAGCACGGTTGCGAGATCTGCCTGGACGATTTCGGCGCCGGCGCGGCGTCGCTGGCCTATCTCCAGCAACTGCGCCTCGACGTCCTGAAGATCGACGGCCGCTACATCCGCGACCTGCAGCACGGCGGCCGCGAGGCCACCTTCGTCAAGCACCTGGTGAAGATGTGCGGCGAGCTCGGCATCCGCACGCTGGCGGAGATGGTCGAGACCAAGGCCGCCGAGGACGCCGTGCGCCGGGCCGGCGTCCACCTGGCCCAGGGCTGGCTCTATGGCGCGGCGGCCGACACGCCGCAGGCGGCCCAGGGGCCCGAGATCGCCAAGCCGAAGGTGCGGCCGGCGCTCGGCCGCTAG
- a CDS encoding VOC family protein has product MPHLALTALLVRDYDEAIDFYVDKVGFELVEDTIQGPTKRWVVVRPKGSAGALLLARADGEAQVARIGDQAGGRVLLFLHTEDFAADHARMRAAGVRFLEEPRHEPYGSVAVFEDLYGNRWDLLEPRTV; this is encoded by the coding sequence ATGCCCCATCTGGCCCTGACCGCCCTGCTCGTCCGCGACTACGACGAGGCGATCGACTTCTACGTCGACAAGGTCGGCTTCGAACTGGTCGAGGACACCATCCAGGGCCCGACCAAGCGCTGGGTCGTGGTCCGGCCGAAGGGCTCGGCGGGCGCGCTGCTGCTGGCCCGGGCCGACGGCGAGGCCCAGGTTGCACGGATCGGCGACCAGGCCGGCGGCCGCGTCTTGCTGTTCCTGCACACCGAGGACTTCGCCGCGGACCACGCCCGCATGCGGGCGGCCGGCGTGCGCTTCCTCGAAGAGCCCCGCCACGAGCCCTACGGATCCGTGGCGGTGTTCGAGGACCTCTACGGCAACCGCTGGGATCTGCTCGAGCCCAGGACCGTCTAG
- a CDS encoding elongation factor G, which yields MPIQTAGSVRALALVGPTSAGKTALLESLLLTTGAVDRRANGGAAEKVGDSSPEARARGHSVELNLADFEFMGDRYAVIDCPGSLEFCSDLDAAVPAVDLAVVVAEPDPAKAALLQPTLRELERLGVPHALFVNKMDQARGNLHELLEALAPVSSAPLVARQIPTWEGDHVSGFIDLALERAFVHRPGEPSQQVEIPGELREAEAQARFHMLEQIADFDDELLEQLLSDVIPSRDAVFADLVREMNAGLIVPVFFGSAQTGFGVGRLLKALRHEMPAPDRAAERIGIEGGGAYVLKTAYAGQSGKLAYARVFGKTLDDGAELVLPDGERCRAGGLFAVQGPTLRKITAAAPGDICAIGKVEAAAGGQILSLSGRPQAAAAAARPRRPLFAVALAARNHKDDVRLSGALSKLIEEDAGLSLTHDPEARQIRLAGQGEGHVRLALERLKRRFGVEIDTEQPRTPYRETIQRPVTQHARHKKQSGGHGQFADVTIEVRPLPRGSGFVFQAKVVGGAVPKQWIPAVEQGARDGLIKGPLGFPVTDLEVTLVDGQTHSVDSSEMAFRMAGRMAIEEALKACGSILLEPIEKLTVYSPSPHASNVTSALTARRGQILGLAPREDWRGWERIEAYLPQSERQDLIAELRGLTQGLGAFEADFDHMAELTGRLASEASQGARPGA from the coding sequence ATGCCGATTCAGACGGCGGGGTCCGTGCGAGCGTTGGCGCTCGTGGGCCCCACGAGCGCCGGCAAGACCGCCTTGCTGGAATCCCTTCTCCTGACCACCGGCGCCGTCGACCGACGGGCGAACGGCGGCGCGGCGGAGAAGGTCGGCGACTCCAGTCCCGAGGCCCGCGCGCGCGGCCATTCGGTGGAGCTGAACCTCGCCGACTTCGAGTTCATGGGCGACCGCTATGCGGTGATCGACTGCCCCGGGTCGCTGGAGTTCTGCTCCGATCTCGACGCGGCCGTGCCCGCCGTCGACCTGGCGGTGGTGGTGGCCGAGCCCGATCCCGCCAAGGCCGCGCTGCTGCAGCCGACGCTGCGCGAGCTGGAGCGGCTGGGCGTGCCGCACGCGCTGTTCGTCAACAAGATGGACCAGGCCCGCGGCAACCTGCACGAGCTGCTGGAGGCCCTCGCGCCGGTAAGCTCCGCGCCGCTGGTGGCCCGCCAGATCCCGACTTGGGAGGGCGATCACGTCTCCGGCTTCATCGACCTGGCGCTCGAGCGCGCCTTCGTCCACCGCCCCGGCGAGCCGTCGCAGCAGGTGGAGATCCCCGGCGAGCTACGCGAGGCCGAGGCCCAGGCGCGCTTCCACATGCTGGAGCAGATCGCCGACTTCGACGACGAGCTCCTCGAACAGCTGCTCTCCGACGTCATCCCCAGCCGGGACGCGGTGTTCGCCGACCTGGTGCGGGAGATGAACGCGGGCCTGATCGTGCCGGTGTTCTTCGGCTCGGCGCAGACCGGCTTCGGGGTCGGCCGGCTGTTGAAGGCGCTGCGCCACGAGATGCCCGCCCCGGACCGTGCGGCCGAGCGGATCGGGATCGAGGGCGGCGGCGCCTATGTGCTGAAGACCGCCTACGCCGGCCAGTCCGGCAAGCTGGCCTACGCCCGGGTGTTCGGGAAGACGCTGGACGACGGGGCCGAGCTGGTGCTCCCGGACGGGGAACGCTGCCGCGCCGGCGGGCTGTTCGCCGTGCAGGGCCCAACGCTGCGGAAGATCACGGCGGCCGCGCCGGGCGACATCTGCGCCATCGGCAAGGTCGAGGCCGCCGCCGGCGGCCAGATCCTGTCGCTGAGCGGCAGGCCACAGGCGGCCGCGGCGGCCGCCCGGCCGCGCCGCCCGCTGTTCGCCGTGGCGCTGGCGGCCCGGAACCACAAGGACGACGTGCGGCTCTCCGGCGCGCTCTCCAAGCTGATCGAGGAGGACGCCGGGCTGTCCCTGACCCACGATCCCGAGGCGCGTCAGATCCGGCTCGCCGGCCAGGGCGAGGGCCACGTGCGCCTGGCGCTGGAACGCCTGAAGCGCCGCTTCGGCGTGGAGATCGACACCGAACAGCCGCGGACGCCCTACCGCGAAACCATCCAGCGCCCGGTGACCCAGCACGCCCGCCACAAGAAGCAGTCCGGCGGCCACGGCCAGTTCGCCGACGTCACCATTGAGGTGCGGCCGCTGCCGCGCGGCTCCGGCTTCGTCTTCCAGGCGAAGGTGGTCGGCGGGGCGGTGCCGAAACAGTGGATCCCGGCCGTCGAGCAGGGCGCCCGCGACGGCCTGATCAAGGGGCCGCTGGGCTTTCCGGTCACCGACCTCGAGGTCACCCTGGTGGACGGCCAGACCCACAGCGTCGATTCCTCGGAAATGGCGTTCCGGATGGCCGGGCGCATGGCCATCGAGGAGGCCCTGAAGGCCTGCGGGTCGATCCTGCTGGAGCCGATCGAGAAGCTGACGGTCTATTCGCCGTCGCCCCACGCCTCCAACGTCACCTCGGCGCTGACCGCCCGGCGCGGCCAGATCCTGGGGCTCGCGCCGCGCGAGGACTGGCGCGGCTGGGAGCGGATCGAGGCCTACCTGCCGCAGAGCGAGCGACAGGACCTGATCGCCGAACTGCGCGGGCTGACCCAGGGCCTGGGCGCCTTCGAGGCCGACTTCGACCACATGGCCGAACTCACCGGCCGCCTGGCCAGCGAGGCCAGCCAGGGCGCGCGGCCAGGCGCTTAG
- a CDS encoding LysR family transcriptional regulator → MIALDLNLLRVFDVLLEERSVTRAGARLGLTQSAVSHALNRLRYVLNDELFARGPSGMQPTPRALEMGPQVHAALNQLQQALAPSDFDPATSERRFALVAGAYACAVLAPPLVGQLATDAPRAELVVAQYTPDVLDRMDAHRVDFLVGGLVAAPERFARETIAKEGLAWVVRIDHPLAKLDTVDVEALASVRHVVISPTLPGIGEDRVERRSLVTRPSWEDAGAFEAALAAQGLTRRVGVTVPDTYSALAVTSRSDMAALIPRRLAMLSAQGGRVKLIEPPYASPTVDVSLLFLKERLAEPAIAWMRDLIRAVAAAI, encoded by the coding sequence ATGATCGCGCTGGACCTCAATCTGTTGCGCGTCTTTGACGTACTGCTCGAAGAGCGCAGCGTCACGCGCGCAGGCGCCCGGCTGGGCCTCACGCAGTCGGCCGTGAGTCATGCGCTCAATCGGCTGCGCTACGTGCTGAACGACGAGCTGTTCGCGCGCGGCCCCTCGGGGATGCAGCCGACGCCCCGGGCGCTGGAGATGGGCCCGCAGGTGCACGCCGCGCTCAACCAGCTGCAGCAGGCGCTCGCCCCCTCGGACTTCGACCCCGCCACCAGTGAGCGGCGCTTCGCCCTGGTGGCCGGGGCCTACGCCTGCGCGGTGCTGGCCCCGCCGCTGGTCGGACAGCTGGCGACCGATGCGCCCCGCGCCGAACTGGTGGTCGCCCAGTACACGCCCGACGTGCTGGACCGGATGGACGCTCACCGCGTGGACTTCCTGGTCGGCGGCCTGGTCGCGGCGCCGGAACGGTTCGCTCGCGAAACCATCGCCAAGGAAGGCCTGGCCTGGGTGGTCCGCATCGACCACCCCTTGGCGAAGCTCGACACCGTCGACGTCGAGGCCCTGGCGTCGGTGCGCCACGTGGTGATCTCCCCCACCCTGCCCGGGATCGGCGAGGACCGGGTGGAGCGCCGCAGCCTGGTCACCCGCCCCAGCTGGGAGGACGCCGGCGCCTTCGAGGCGGCGCTGGCCGCTCAGGGCCTCACCCGCCGGGTGGGCGTGACGGTGCCCGACACCTACTCCGCGCTGGCGGTCACCAGCCGCTCGGACATGGCGGCGCTGATCCCGCGGCGCCTGGCCATGCTCTCCGCCCAGGGCGGCCGGGTGAAGCTGATCGAGCCGCCCTACGCCTCGCCCACGGTGGACGTGAGCCTGCTGTTCCTCAAGGAACGGCTGGCCGAGCCCGCCATCGCCTGGATGCGGGACCTGATCCGCGCCGTCGCCGCCGCCATCTGA
- a CDS encoding glutathione S-transferase family protein has translation MSEELVFYTNPMSRGRIVRWMLEEVGQPYRTEVLDYDKMKAPAYLAINPMGKVPAIAHGDTVVTEAAAICAYLADAFPQAGLAPPPGDRARGPYYRWLFFAAGPVEAAVTNKSMGFEVPEERRRMAGYGCLADVINALETALDGREYLAGDRFSAADLYVGAQMAWGLQFGTIEKRPAFEAYAARLINRPAAVRAREIDDALMAAPEAVSA, from the coding sequence ATGTCCGAAGAGCTCGTCTTCTACACAAACCCGATGTCGCGCGGCCGCATCGTCCGCTGGATGCTGGAGGAGGTGGGCCAGCCCTACCGCACCGAGGTGCTCGACTACGACAAGATGAAGGCCCCGGCCTATCTGGCGATCAATCCGATGGGCAAGGTGCCGGCCATCGCCCATGGCGACACCGTGGTGACCGAGGCCGCGGCGATCTGCGCCTACCTGGCCGACGCCTTCCCGCAGGCGGGCCTGGCGCCGCCGCCCGGCGACCGCGCGCGCGGCCCCTACTATCGCTGGCTGTTCTTCGCGGCCGGACCGGTGGAAGCGGCGGTGACCAACAAGAGCATGGGCTTCGAGGTCCCCGAGGAACGTCGCCGGATGGCGGGCTACGGCTGCCTCGCCGACGTGATCAACGCCCTGGAGACCGCGCTGGACGGCCGCGAGTATCTGGCCGGCGACCGCTTCAGCGCTGCGGACCTCTATGTGGGCGCGCAGATGGCCTGGGGCCTGCAGTTCGGCACGATCGAGAAGCGTCCGGCCTTCGAGGCCTATGCGGCGCGGCTGATCAACCGGCCGGCGGCGGTGCGGGCCCGCGAGATCGACGATGCGCTCATGGCCGCGCCTGAGGCGGTGTCGGCCTAG
- a CDS encoding MDR family MFS transporter: MSAEQDAKNRWPITISIMLATVMNSLDTTIANVALPHMQGSISASPEQITWVLTSYIVSAAIMTPMSGWLADRLGRKNMFLISIGGFTVASMLCGIATSLPEIVLFRLLQGVFGAALIPLSQAVLLDINPPEKHGQAMAIWGAGAILGPILGPALGGYLTENFSWRWCFYINLPIGILALLGVWFFISGDRVKRTKPFDFLGFGMLTLFVGAFQLVLDRGPSQDWYSSPEIWTETILAIVGLWVFVIHTMTARHPFFDRALLRDRNFVTASIFGFFIGILLFSTMALLPPMMQVLLGYPVLTSGLVSMPRGLGSFVAMFAVGQLVGRVDTRLILFTGLCISCVALWQMMHFDLAMTTMPLIVSGVIQGLGIGLLFVPLSTLAFATVPPALRPEGSSVYTLVRNLGSSVGISIMNALVVANTQTMHASIAAHVITSDATVRTMLPPMFNPDTAAGITALNAEVTRQATMIAYIDDFKLMFIITIACMPMLLLMRKPRRTGGEPIHAAVD; this comes from the coding sequence ATGAGCGCAGAGCAGGACGCCAAGAACCGGTGGCCGATCACCATCAGCATCATGCTGGCCACGGTGATGAACTCGCTCGACACGACGATCGCCAACGTCGCCCTGCCGCACATGCAGGGCAGCATCTCGGCGTCGCCGGAGCAGATCACCTGGGTCCTGACGTCGTACATCGTCTCGGCGGCGATCATGACGCCGATGTCCGGCTGGCTGGCCGACCGGCTCGGCCGCAAGAACATGTTCCTGATCTCCATCGGCGGCTTCACCGTGGCCTCGATGCTCTGCGGCATCGCCACCAGCCTGCCGGAGATCGTGCTGTTCCGCCTGTTGCAAGGCGTGTTCGGCGCGGCCCTGATCCCGCTCTCCCAGGCGGTGCTGCTCGACATCAACCCGCCGGAGAAGCACGGCCAGGCCATGGCCATCTGGGGGGCGGGCGCGATCCTCGGGCCGATCCTCGGCCCGGCGCTGGGCGGCTACCTGACCGAGAACTTCTCCTGGCGGTGGTGTTTCTACATCAACCTGCCGATCGGCATCCTGGCCCTGCTCGGGGTGTGGTTCTTCATCTCGGGCGACCGGGTGAAGCGCACCAAGCCCTTCGATTTCCTGGGCTTCGGCATGCTCACCCTGTTCGTGGGCGCCTTCCAGCTGGTGCTGGACCGGGGGCCGAGCCAGGACTGGTACTCGTCGCCGGAGATCTGGACCGAGACCATCCTGGCGATCGTCGGCCTGTGGGTGTTCGTGATCCACACCATGACCGCCAGGCACCCGTTCTTCGACCGGGCGCTGCTCCGCGACCGCAACTTCGTGACCGCCAGCATCTTCGGTTTCTTCATCGGCATCCTGCTGTTCTCGACCATGGCCCTGCTGCCGCCGATGATGCAGGTGCTGCTGGGCTATCCGGTGCTGACCTCCGGCCTGGTGAGCATGCCGCGCGGCCTCGGCTCGTTCGTCGCCATGTTCGCGGTGGGGCAGCTGGTCGGCCGCGTCGACACCCGGCTGATCCTGTTCACAGGCCTCTGCATCAGCTGCGTCGCGCTCTGGCAGATGATGCACTTCGACCTGGCCATGACCACCATGCCGCTGATCGTCTCCGGGGTGATCCAGGGCCTCGGCATCGGGTTGCTGTTCGTGCCGCTGTCGACGCTGGCCTTCGCCACCGTGCCGCCGGCGCTGCGGCCTGAGGGCTCGTCGGTCTACACCCTGGTCCGCAACCTGGGCTCCAGCGTCGGCATCTCCATCATGAACGCCTTGGTGGTGGCCAACACCCAGACCATGCACGCCTCGATCGCCGCCCATGTCATCACGAGCGACGCGACGGTGCGGACCATGCTGCCGCCGATGTTCAATCCGGACACCGCGGCGGGGATCACCGCGCTCAACGCCGAAGTCACCCGGCAGGCGACGATGATCGCCTACATCGACGACTTCAAACTCATGTTCATCATCACCATCGCCTGCATGCCCATGCTGCTCTTGATGCGCAAACCGAGGCGAACGGGCGGGGAGCCTATCCATGCCGCTGTCGACTAG